From the Mus musculus strain C57BL/6J chromosome 10, GRCm38.p6 C57BL/6J genome, the window CCACTTCACTGGCCCTAAATTGTGACTTTAATAGTTTACAGTTTCAGTTCTCTaagctcaaaagaaaaaaatttttgaaaCATTTCCCTCTATAGCCCTAGCTGGTCTAGACTTTGAActaattatgtagaccaggctagccacaaaATCAGAGGTTCAGCTactcctgcctcccgagtgtctgagtgccactgtgcctggcttttttaaaaatttcttttttctttttcttccttccttcctctttctttctttctttccttccttccttccttccttccttccttccttctttctttctaagatttatttattttatgcatataactacactgtagctgtcttcagacaccccagaagagggcatcagattccaatacagatggttgtgagccaccatgtggttgccaggaattgaactctggacctctggaagagcagtcagtgctcttaaccgctgagccatctctccagccccaatgttCTTAAATTTCTTATTCTCTCCTTTTTCATAGCCCTTACCCCTCCCACCCTCTTGTGGTTCATGATTTAACCCAAGATCTCTCAGGTTAGGCaagggctctgccactgagctatcccCAGTCCTTCAGGAGGAAGATGGTCTTCTACCCCTGTTCTCTGTTTCTATTCGATACATCTGCATAACAACCAAGTATCATAACAACCAGCCCCATACAACCAAATAAAAGCTCAGTGGCTCCAGACTAGCCTGGACCATACATGATGCAGCAGGGGTGGGGGCTGAACGGGAGGGGGGGACCCTGGCTGCTGAGATGCCTccgtgggtaaagatgcttgccagcAAAACCTGATTGAATACCTGAGCTTGATCCCAGAACTCCCTTGGTGGAAGGAGAATGGGCTCGTGAAAGCTGTCTCCCCCGGCACCCCAAATGCACCCCTTAATGAATAACCAAATGTAAGAAACGAATGGTGTTTATGTGTCTCCTCTTAATTAATCTAGTCGATGCATTGGGCTGTCAGAAGTAAGAAGGACTTGATGCTGGAAGGAAGTGGCCAGACGTTCACCAGCTCAGTTCCAAACAAGGAACGGAGTGAGCAgcgggaaaccaagaaaggggaccCAGACTCAAACCcagagaaaatgaagcaaaaggAACCCAAGTTCCCAGAGGAGGGCATCTCCCCACAAAACCCAGACTCTCCAGGTAAGTTGTGTTGCCTAGCTCTTCACAAGAGACACCCGGAGATATCAAAGATCGTGGGTTGCATTACAGCTGTCCTCAACCTGTCCTGGTAGGCACAGCAGTGTAGACAAGTCGCACTACCTATATAGACCAGATGGACTTCGAACTcatagggatctgcctgtctctgcctcccaagttctgcgATAAAAGGCGTGTGCATGCCCAGCTGGCTTGGGTAACTTTTTAAGAAGGGACAGGGCATAAGAGGGAGGTGAGGACTGGACCTGGGAGGAGCTTAGGAGAGGAGTGGAGGGTGAGTATACTCCAAATACTCTGCTcgaatttctcaaagaattagTAAAAAGATTATTTAAAAGTTCCCAATTTGTGAGAGGATGACTATTAAGCAtgagaggtctttgtttacatgatttgtaatttctttctttcttcttttaaaaaaaaagatttatttatttattatatgtaagtacactgtagctgtcttcagacacaccagaagagggcgttagatctcgttatggatggttgtgagccaccatgtggttgctgggaattgaactcaggaccttcggaagagcagtcagtgctcttaacctctaagctatctctccagcccccgaattGTAATTTCTGTTCATAAGAATGCCAATGTATTATTAATATAAGTACTGTTtctataaaatatgaataatttgcagggtatggtggtgcataatTTTAATCTCAATACTCAAGGGGTGTGAAGCAGGCcttctgtgagctccaggctagcccagtttacacagtgagttccaggctagcccagtttacacagtgagttccaggacagtcaggactacattaaaaaaagaagaattcatCCTGGAGCCTCACTCCCACTGGTTGCAGTGGAGTCTTAACCGCAAGCTGTTTCACTATGCTAGCTTGACTCTTCTTCTACCTCTGATTTGAAgtgtttctcttccctcttctccaggTCTCTCAGACTTGAACTGTGGCCACCTTCGTTTCCGCTGGTCTGGTGAcgctccctcagaactcctgcgGAAGTTCAGAAACTATGAAATCTGAAGCATTGCTGttctgggaaggagggagggcaagGCCTTCATCTCTGCTGCCAAAGCGAATCTTTATGTCTTTAAAATGTTGTGTTTGTGAGTTACTCAGAATGGTCAAGTCCCCCATCCTCCCTTGAAGTCATTCTTACAGTGTGCTTTGTGTTAGTttttactggggattgaacccaggaccttccgTATGCTCTGTATCATTGATTCTTACCTCCTACATGTTGTTTAAGTGAGAAAAATGGTTGTTAAGTTGTAGTTTATTTCAATATTTGAGTCAATTAAGGCTCTTAGATACACTTGTTTCTAAGAGTACATTTAGATACTATGTAGTTTGTATTTCTAAGAGTATACTTAGATACTAGTTCCTATTATATGTTTTTCCTGTTAATGTTATTTGTAGATACTTGTTAAAAATCATTCTCTTTTGGTGTCTTGTGATCCCTACCCATACAAAAATGTCTTTTGAATTTtggtttaaaacaaaatatagacTTACTTGTCTAAATTTCATAgagtgaaataaataatttcctcAAAGTTCATTTATGCATTTAGGATGCAAActgtattcattcactcatttatttttatgaatttttttgGGGGAGAGTCTACATGCTACCACATAGCACAGGCTAGCCCTGAGCCTCTCTATTTAGTTATCTTCAAACTctagcacaggctggccctgaGCTATGTTGCTATCCTCAAACTATGGACTGGCTTGATGGCTCAGAAAGTAAGGgaacttgctaccaagcctgacaacttgagttctaGCCCCAGggccacatggtggaaagatcaactcctgaaggttgtcctctgacctccacacatttgGTGTGGCACGAACATAACCACACCCAAAATAAACAGACAGATAAACTCACTAATTTAGGAAATATATTTCCTAGACAGATGTGGTgacacactcctgtaatcccagcagtgggacTTGGAAGCAGAGGACTGGAGGCTCAAGGCCAGCTGTGGCTACATAGCCACTGGACAGCAGAGCGCACAGGAGACTCCAattcaagaaaaccaaaaccaaagcaaaaagaaagccGAAGAGTGCTTCCTTTTATGAAATACCAGTGCAGACAGTATCACCCTGCTCTAGCTGTTGTAACAAAACACCTCTGGTGGCTCAAGCATGCCTCACCATTTGTGAAGATCCAAGTCCAATTCAAAGGATGGTCAGCACATTTCTGAGGTTGCCCGTGTATTCAGGTGGCCTCTTGTCCCTGTTTACTCGAGTCCCTGGTATCTACCTCTTCACAGGAAGACATCAGTAATCCCAGATCAGGGTCCGTAGTTCTCACAACTTCACTATAACTTATTTCTATCTTTAAAACAACTTAACTCCAAAGAAGATACCAGGGCTTTGAACTCCAACTTGTCAATTTTAGGAGGTCATAATTTACTTCATAAaactaatgaaagaaattaaaacagagagagagagagagagagagagagagagagagagagagagagggagagaatattaTCTTGTGCTGATTCCTTTAATTTTATCTGAATTTTTCCTGTTTTGTCATTTGTAAGTCTGTTCAGAGAATAATTTCTATCAATATTTTTTGTGATTTCAGTAAAATGAATGATGAATTGTCAAcatttttgcaaattttatcaaaagaaaagaagagaaaagaaacacacacacagggggggagggtatgggggacttttgggatagcattggaaatgtaaatgaggaaaatacctaataaaaatattaaaaaaaaaagaaacacacacagacacacacacagacacagagacacacagagacacacacacacacacagagacacacagagacacacacagacacacacagacacacacacacacacacacacacacacacacacataggatgTGATGGGCTCTCAGACATTTGCTTCCCTCGGGACATCTGAGGGTCCAGCACCAGCTGGTTAAACACTGTAGCCTGTTGCCTCTGCAGAATATCAAAGGGGAACCCCTCCCACTCGGATGAGTAGCTCTATTTTTCTTACATAACCCCCCAATATTGACAAGATCCCGTTTCTGTTGACCCACTGCTGTTGCTTAGGAAATCGCTGCACTTGACAGCTGCTCCTGATGGGTCAGCCTTGGCTGGAAGGcgagagtgggtggatgggtgggggatcaccctcatggAGGCAGTGGGAGGAGGTGGGtctccagaggggagacctggaaaggggataacattgaaatataaataaagaaaatattcgataaaagaaaaaaatcccaaaaccaaGAAGCATCTGACTCATTTGACCAATTAACTGAGGGACTGGGTACACAGAAGCTATCACTGAATCCTGGCCGAGGTTTTATAATGAAGCGTGCGCTTAATTAGGCACTGCAGCCCTTGCAACGGAGACCAGATGGAAAGTGCGTCAACATTTCTTCACTACCTTGTACTGCCCAGCGTGTCCCGCGCATCCAAGATCAGATGTACGT encodes:
- the Dnajc12 gene encoding dnaJ homolog subfamily C member 12 isoform 2 (isoform 2 is encoded by transcript variant 2) — its product is MSMPFEQWEALADSVKTSMHWAVRSKKDLMLEGSGQTFTSSVPNKERSEQRETKKGDPDSNPEKMKQKEPKFPEEGISPQNPDSPGLSDLNCGHLRFRWSGDAPSELLRKFRNYEI
- the Dnajc12 gene encoding dnaJ homolog subfamily C member 12 isoform 1 (isoform 1 is encoded by transcript variant 1), producing MDAILNYRPEGSEDYYALLGCDELSSVEQILAEFKIRALECHPDKHPENSKAVETFQKLQKAKEILCNAESRARYDHWRRSQMSMPFEQWEALADSVKTSMHWAVRSKKDLMLEGSGQTFTSSVPNKERSEQRETKKGDPDSNPEKMKQKEPKFPEEGISPQNPDSPGLSDLNCGHLRFRWSGDAPSELLRKFRNYEI